taatttcaaacattgaattactttagaccagttgactatatatcagaggaatacatcttgctttgatcttaatcataattagaggaaataattattttaatgttaatatcaatacttgataattatgataatattaataataataattacaatatcaataacaataataacagtaataagaatGATTACAACAATGACCATAATAACCATAatccttactataatttggctaatcttgtgtgtccttccgtttgtttgaagcagcttttctccgtggttttccactcaatcgagctggaattttttctaaacatggttaaattgttcacagatGGTCATGAGGggggttgtttgtggtatttttgtcgcattatttaaagtttttttttacaattcgtaactttttggcattccttttcgcagccctgagtatagcttcgaagtattcccagtcccttttacctctctcgGGTCAGCGAAATTCAAAGCACGGTATACGGTACGTACTTGCTCATGCGCTGGCTGCATGCATATATGCATGTAAACGTAAACAACATACCGTAATCGGCCGATGTCCTCAGTGCAGTGGTTACCGTACAAATTGTGGGCAGTTGGACACAGAAAGAGGTTAACCCTATTCTGACTTGGCTTTTTTGAAAACAAGTGTTGACTGGGGGTTTGCTGGGGGTGAGGGTCTACATCGAATGTTTCTGCCCAGTTTCATTAACACATCCTTTGTATTTAATCCTATATTTTAACAGATTGGGCTACCTGCTACTCAACGCTCCAAAATCAAACTGTGCCAGTGCTCTGTTgtaccatagagatatatacttaaCATCTCTATGTGTTGTACACAGTTcagtgcatggttagtattttgacgtaaaatgtaatatttatattgaatgattgatgccgCAGTAAATCTTCCAACAtatgatgaagttgtttggttgagtcagataatcaactcagtgctaaggttccaaaacccaaaattaaaattgtcttaaatatagatttgctattaacccttttatttaaaggcaaatttgatcagattttcttctgcaaattggcaacactggcattttttctttttttgctacacatattttgtttgacatgTATTCTACAAAACTCTGTTGTACATATGTAgatgtttattaaaaatgtagatatgaatataaCAGTGTAAAAATGGTTTATCGCTTCAACAGCCAATACcgtgtatttacatgtataacagaCATACGGGACCTATGCATTATAACATGCCATCTCAAATATTATGATCTTTTCATCTGTATACTGTTGTAGCATATCTTGCCtttaattaacatgattatattttatacattgtgtgttatatttttatgaaaaaagacaTAATCTAACATACACgtatcaatattgttatttatttgaatgaaattaaatattgtattataatCAGTGAAGATGCCCATATAACTTTTAAAAGACACAATAATTCCATAAGATATACATTTACAGTGTACTTTCTaagatttttatcaattatttcaatgcaTAACTATTTGAtccaccagtaaaaaaaaaaggatatctaAAACctctaaaaaaacatttaaaaagccCATGTAAGCCAtacaaatcttatctttttatcacaattaacatctaaaaccttttctctctctctatctcgctcttttgtattctttaatttctctatctctctctgattttcccactgtctctcacattcattttcccaactgtctctctcattttccccattctctgtctctctcattcatttttcccactgtctgtctatctctttctctcattcattttccccgtgtgggtctctttcattttcccctctgtctctcatttttcccattctctgtctctcattttcctcactgtctgtctgactcatttttcccaccactgtttctgtctcactcattttatcaccccccccccctttctctcacttCTTTCCGACATCCTGCCATACTTTATATGTCTGagcaacctttaatttaaaaagtacaaacaaccgcagtctaatgtacattgtaaggtacatgtgcaatgtacttacatatttatttctgacccaatacatgtaatcataacatttctatatcacaataattgcctcttgactgcttactgaatacaccgtgttctaatacattttccattttatagttagatttgaatttcactctgtaatgattatGCTCCAGTTCAACTCaagatgcttaacttaattgaacctcctatctatattgaaagagaagtctgctatgaatcagttgtctaaatatatttcatcaataaactgctcggctttcagtgtgaataggcagtctagctgtacatacaagaATGTCACCCCCCACActatgataaagaaaaatgactcctaccccctgtgctgccacgggtaattgctgctagtaataataattgtgataatcatacgagcaatgatgataacaatgataaatgataacgataataagtttctctgaattgcaagattcatttttcataatttgttaaatgatctgacttgaaagtcattatttattggaccagtaaccagaatgcaattgtttgaactggtctccagttcatttttactggtccagtaaacatatactggaaaccagtaaaaatctactggaaaccatttattggaccagtaacaccagtttaatgaaaaacaatttaactggtattactaattgcttcaactggaatgcaattgttggaactggtctccagttgatttttactggtccagttaaaaatcaactggcccagtaaagatatactggaaaccactaaaattatactggaaaccagtaaaaaaaaaatggtctaactggtttttccttctgggtgGTCACTACACCCCCCATTTGCAGAGGACCATCTAgttcttttcttcatttcagtTTTTGGGGTCACACTCGCACATCCCTACCTGTTCCTGAAAGTGAGCCAGCCATCTTAAGGAGGACAAATGTAGAACTGGATGCACAGGCATAACATGCCTTCATTCATAGTCTTGCCTAGCTATAGCTATGTTACTGCCTATGTACTGAAATGGTATGTcatatttcttaaataaaaGAAGGCAAAACTGAAGTGATTACAAACTTGATAGGGATGGGGTTTATAATTTGGCATGAAGTGCAAGTCACAATCTTGAAAtttgattgttatttttttttagtaaccttgaattttcattttactttctgCTCCTCTTACAAACTAGTACCCAGTACATGTACCGAGCTATTTGTAGTTCTTTTAACTTACAATTGTTTAACCTTTTTTCTCCTATTGTACAGGCAAGCCATCATTTCTGCATTGCGTGGACCATCCAGACTGGGCCCCCACACAAAGAATGGGGTATACCACCTCCAACGCTTCCTCACCCTTGCAACAAggtaaacaaacaaaacagcGTAAGCGCAAGGCAGATGATATCTCCGCCGCATCGGCATTGATTGAATTGAGGCAGAATTTACAACCAGTAGCGGATGATAAGCAACGGCATGAGGAGCATGACACCAATAGAGTCAACAGGGGGTGCCAAACGGACATGTCATCCCAGGATGTATCTATGATCCATGAGCGGTACAAGCAGATTGAACAGGACAACATTGCACTCAGAACTGAAGTTCTTGATCTAAGAGAAAAAGTCAAATCACTCCAACACTCAAGAAAACCTGGCAGGGCAAAGCTGCGTGTAGTCTTcagacataaaaataaaatgtcaacTGCTAGGCGGACAAACCTTTGTGTGAGTGATCCAGGTGCGCAAGGTGTCAGCTGATGTCAAATCAAGGGAAAAATCCAGCAACTCTTGAGGTTGAATTTTAAACCTAAATCCTTAATTGATTGCAAGGATTGCCTTTCTGTAGCCAGTCAGGTTAAAcctattttatttgattttgttacTTCAGAAGTTCAGAGAATTGGATTTGGGACCAAGAACCAGTGGGGCTATTTCCTTACAATCACAAACAAGTGGGGCAAAAGGTGTCTGATTGAAAATGATTGAGGCATGCCCTGCTGTTGACCTGCGCGAAAGAGAGCTCCGCCCTAGCATTGTTCAGTATGCTCACCATATGGTCTACATGTTGAAATACAGGCAAGTGCTCTTGGACATAGCTCAGagattaaaatacatgtatgtctaaacTTGTTTGGCCTACGGATTGGGTGTGCATCAGTCCAAGGTGTTCAAAAGTTTTCATCGGGTTCTGGACATAATGAATAAGACAGCTTGACTTATATAAACTAGCCAAGTCATGATGACTTTGTGTGAGTATGCCAAATTctctgtttcataaagttttaAAGGAATGTGCAACCATCATCAACGGCACTGAAATATCTATTGACAATTGGCTATAAGTCCTCCAAGATTGAAAAATAAGTGTATTAGCTACTGATTTTGTTAAAAgaggcccagtggataagtcttctgactttgaaacagaaggttgtgggttcgaatcccagccatggcgtaatttccttcagcaagaaatttttccacattgtgctgcactcaacccaggtgaggtggatgggtacccagtaggaagaaatttGTTGACTGCTTGAGCGCcaaggcagcccagctaaagccagggtaataataatagcagggcccgcttggagaacagttttcagaactgaagtggttTCCCTGGATAAATAGgtctatattattataattattatacacACTTTATAGAACTTGGGaagtataaaataattattcatgtaatgacataagaaaaaggaaagattgGACacgacatcatcagccaaccacTGCATTCCATCAcagcatacatacatgtattccataTTTCAAGATTGTTTTCACGAAATAATGCTtaactttaaaggagaatgaaacccttggaacaagttggcttgtgttgaaacagaaaaatcaaagaataagaacaaagaaagtttgagaaaaattggacaaataatgagaaatttatgaccatttgaatattgcaatcactaatgctatggagatcctcccattggcaatgcgacaaggatgggtgatgtcacatgtgaacaactttccctttgatggactataaaatacccataaaatgtctctttttgctttttcttatggtgatacaaactctttatccatgatgtattctttaaaaatgtgtattacatgccctcctatagaaagaatgtatgctctactgatagatgtgaaaaAAGAGGCAgattaagtgaaatatatactaaagtaatggggggAGAGCTGTTcataagtgacatcacacatctttgtcgcattgccaatttgaggatctgcattgcattagtgatcacattattcaaatgctcaaaactttctttcattatttgtccaatttttctcaaactttcgttgatctgtttctttgatttttctgttttcacacaagctgtCTTGTTccaaaaggtttcattctcctttaataaaaatgttgattgttGTCACATTTTGAAGAAGTTTTTAGTgctttgctttgtgaattttactctatttatttagatatatattATTTCCACCCAATTTAACAAAATAGGAAATATCTGATGCACGTTTTGGCTTGCATGTTGgcgaaattacaaaaataaaatgtgttcAAAGTAAATTGACATTTTTGTCAACATATTTATAGATTTTGCAGGACATTTTTGTCTGCTTTATTTTGGGTATGTGTTGTGCATGCATGCTttactgtgtgtgtgtgtgtgtgtgtgtgtgtgtgtacatgtaggggATAGTGATGGTGTTCTGCATTACATCTGGATCTGAATTGTGTGCAGGACCGTTAGGTATAAATGCACCAGGTTAGGAGAGGGCGCAAATAAGTTTAGTCGAAACGTAGGTGGCTTTCTTCGATCTTGGCTTTAAACACCTCtggtgatgtacatgtagtgctgACAACTTCATTAGGGAGTTGATTACAGGCCAAAGttgtattcacaaaaaacaattCTTAACTGCTCTGTGCTACAATGTCTTATTTAGAAACACTTGGGAGTTATTTGTTACTTGTTTCTCTACCACATTAGTAGCATCAAAGTTTACAAATTTCTTAGCTTTGATATGTTTGGGTCTTGCtttaataagaaatttatcaacaggAAGGGCAGGAACCAACCCCTCGACCACTTTAAAGTAGGATGTAAGTTTCAGGACTTGGCGTCTTGGGGTAAGAGTAGGCAGGTTGAGATTAATTCTCTCATCTTGGTAATCGAACCTGGTTCTTGAGAGCTGTAGTCCCCACAGATGATTATTTTATTGCTTGCGGCATCAGTTTGCGCAATATAACACACCCTTTCGGAAAATTCAAGGAACATCTAGTAGAAATGAACCAAAGTTTAAGATGAATAATATACCGGTAACTCAAGGAATAGTCAGTAATTTCAATTGTTTCAATGTTTGCTTTATTACGTGTCTCTATAATGTCAACATTACTGAACTGTTCATTACTGTAATACAATAAAATGTAGAAAGTATGACTGTTTAGCATAAATTTTGCAGAAGTGAGGTCATGTACATTTGGAACTGCGGTTCCtatgatatttgtttatttccatcAATTTCCAACAGGTAATTACACAGTATGAAACAAACTAATAaacatttcaataaatgtttcgggcaattccacaggttggtccaaatcatgtaacgtgagtaaccgacacattccaaagatttgccaggagcataatagaatttcccaagttttgtttttatacaaaggatagtcagactgtgtactttgttgtgataaggagatgtttagttcctatcaataataatggagttacagctccaagtatgagtcaagttgtctccaaatgtaacgtgagtaaccgtggaatagccctttTCATGGTTTCTCCTAAAAAGCAAACACGTGAAAATTATACACTGCCATGGGTATGAACGGCAAAATGTCTAAAATAAAAGGAGCGTTGTGATAGCAGATAATATTTAGATTCAGATACTTTAGATAGATGGATGACTTCATTAAGGCTTCAAATAGTGTGATGTTAATTTTAATCAAGGGTTTCCAATATAGGTTTAAATTTATATTACAGCTGATTTGTTGTGATATGAAGCAGAAATTGTAATCCTTGCATATCATTCTTTTAGGTGTGCAAAAGGTAAATTTGAGGATTCAAGATATGAAGCAAACAATAGATTTAACTTGAACTTTGTCAGAATGCCACAAAGCAAAACCTTTTACTTGGCATACACATAGTAGTAGCTTCCGTTCCAGGTGTATCTGTTGCGATTCCATTGGTCATTGATGGTAGATGCCCCTGCACCCCGGGGTGAGAAGAAGAGCGTTTGGAAGAAGAAACGCCCTGATATTCCATTAGCTGGTGGTAGCCCCCCTCCCTGTCCGCACTTGCTGGAAGAGCCCGGGATGCATGTCACTTGGTCAACTGTAGGAtgagaggaaagaaaggaaataggctTAAATACATATACATTGCGTCCCTGGAAAATAACAAGTGAAACATTCcggatggggggaggggggggggcagtcaaatgtattgctgtacacatgcgtgaccaaattatttccaaacacctcctaaacaagttttttctcTGCAAAATAACACCTAAAGAAGTTTTTCATGGGCTttattttacacattttggctcctaaaacacccctttaaacgctttttttttgggggggggtcgatCACGTATGTGTACAGCACTATATctgattgcccccccccctcccggatGAAGCACCGGTAGcgatatgaaaaataatattaactaagacggggggggggacaaaaaaTATCAGTGTAATACGTGGAACATGTCTGTGAGAATTCACATAAAAAACGCGGTATTTACCACTGTCAGACCGGAATTCGATACGAGTGTGGTCGTTGCCGTAATCAGGAATGAACAGAGGTGTATCCTCGAGCCAAGGAATAGATCGGATGGTGAGGCGAGAAGGATTGACGCTGTCATCGGCCTGCATTTTGAAAGCAACGTCAGTCTGGACCAGGAACTGATTGTATTTGAGATCCATCATCTCTTTGACTTCGGAAGGGGTAATGATGTCGAGCGTGACCTCGACGGTGTTTTCGTCGACGTAGTTCCATTCGGTTCCCCGATTAGACTGGCCGTAGCGGGCCCAACCTCCTCCCTCGACGTCCATCTCGCAGAATACCTGCAGGTTAAAATAACAAGATGAAAAAGATTGGATGGTGGTTAAACCgcggtttttgtctcacctgcatagcagagtgacactataggcgccgcttttccggtggcggcggcgtcaacatcaaatcttaacctgaggttaagtttttgaaatgatatcataacttagaaagtatatggacctagttcatgaaacttggccataaggttaatcaagtattactaaacatcctatcagagtttcatgtcacatgaccaaggtcaaaggtcatttagggtcaatgaacttagaccatgttggaggaatcaacatcaaaatcttaacctgaggttaagtttttgaaatgtcatcataacttagacaatatatggacctagttcatgaaacttggacataaggttaatcaagtatcactgaacatccttcatgagtttcacgtcacatgatcaatgtcaaaactcatttagggtcaatgaactttggccgaatgggggtatctgttgaattcccatcataactttgaaagtttatggatctgattcatgaaacttagacataatagtaatcaagcatcgctGAACactttgtgcaagtttcaggtctcatgattaaggtcaaaggtcatttagggtcaatgaactttggccgaatcgatggtatctgttgaattaccatcataactttgaaagtttattggtctagtttattaaacttggacattagagtaatcaagtatcactgaacattctgtgcgcatttcaggtcacatgaccaaggtcaaaggtcaatgaactttggccgaattgggtctatctgttgaattgccatcataactttgaaagtttatggatctgattcatgaagcttatacataagagtaatcaagtaccactgaacatcctgtgcgagtttcaggtcacatgatcaaagtcaaaggtcatgtaagttcaatgaactttggccatgttgcggtttttgttgaataaccatcatatctctgtaagttaatttattggtctagttcataaaaagtggacaaaagagtaaccatgtatcactgaacatcttgtgcgagttagagtagttttcaaagtcagcactgctgctatattgaactgcgtgatgcaggtgagacggtcagaggcattccacttgttatccACTTGGACTACGTCTCTGATCCTGTAATATACCACATACAATGTAGGCTAAAACCCATTTGGTCTGTTTTCAGTTTGGTCCACACTatacttggtctaatacccacttagtctaattgccatttagtctaatgttcAGATGGTAACCTGACCACTCCGGTGACATTACacttgctctggcgacaatttcTCCCGGCTTTAATTCGTTgaagatatagggttagggttgcaatatggTTTTATGGAAGGTTTATGGTTAGGTTTAAGTTGGTCATTCTATTATTTTGTAGAATTtgctggagcaaatgtcgccagggcaaatgtcatggaaccgtttAATCCACCCCAatagatgtaggcctacaaattattgatcacaagtttcttgGAACACTCCAGTAGTTAGGGTAACCAGTACCTTTCGGTAAAGGCCAGCTGATTCGATATGGTAGAAATCACTGGAAGCATCGGGGCACGCATCCTTCACATGTTGGCATGACAACGCTGGGTTGTTTGGAGTTCCAAAGGTACTACAGTCTCCTGTTAAGAAAAAGGAATTTGCATGTTAACATTGCTAACGAATAAGAAGGAACGAGGTTGTCTTTTCAGTTCTTACAGTCTTCTTTGGCTAGTCTGtgagcaggggcgtcgatccatttttcagattgggggggggggcaaaatcattaacgttccaaaggcgccggatcgtacaaaacacccacacacacacacacacacacacaccctcacacacacacacacacatatatatatatatatatatatattatatagatagatatatagatatatatgactcatgagacacagtcacgtatctcaccaacaaattaatgcgagcgcaaagcgcgagctgattttttttttttagtatactgacaggaaaagcgtgcctgtttagaactgtttgtagtaactcatgaggaggatacaaaTCACACgacacagatagtacgagtgccgagagtgcgCTAAAAtactttatattctgacctaaaagcTTGATATCtgagcatttttggtaccaatgattaagattggtatctaaaaaaaaaaaaacaatagatgcgagcgcgaagcgcgagctaaaaatttagatttttcgatctgaaaaaatgagagtttaatggacgttttttttataaagaataagatacatatccaagaaaaaaattattgcaaatcgaagcaggagttcttttgaggcatTAAAGTGAAAAGGGGACATTTGCATTTACctaatttatcatgaaaagtatgggtttttgctacagaaatgatgcgaacgcgaagcgcgagcaggaAATTTTTATAATCCAATCAGAAAAGCgggcattttgagcacgatatgaaataaagaacgagatgtgtatctcattctcgcTTGTAGTATCccgtaattagtaaccatctggaataaaattattggaaatggttttttgactgatttgagtaggtatgggtgtcaacatttaccaaaaaaagttaggaggaatacgggttggggaaagtgctttttttcaaggtcaaaggtcaatgaccttttcatatatactgtataatggtatctctgagatggaaaggcgcaggttggtgataatggtgtcaaaatgcacaaattcttaccacaatattaaatgaaatgaaataaaatacattcagTGCTCATTCACCaagaaattcaaggtcaaaaccTTTCGAAGGTCAATgtccttttttacattatataccatatacggtataatggtatctctgagatgaaaaggcgcaggttagtgatcttggtgtcaaaatgcagagtttcttacaggaagatcaaataaatcaaataaaatacattcagtgctcattcaccaatgaaattcaaggtcaaagcctttcaaaggtcattgaccttttttacattatataccatatacgatataatggtatctctgagatgaaaaggcgcaggttagtgatcttggtgtcaaaatgcaaggattcttacaagaagatgaaataaaatcaaataaaatacattcagtgctcattcaccaatgaaattcaaggtcaaaaccTTTGGAAGgtcaatgtcttttttttttacattatataccatatacggtataatggtatctctgagatgaaaaggcgcaggttagtgatcttggtgtcaaaatgcagtttcttacaggaagatcaaataaaatgaaaataagtaccCAGAGTGCATATTAATCCATAAAGTtcaaggtcaatgacctttttacataggttatatatatcgtataatggtgtctctgagataaaacgctgcatgttggtgattttggtgtcaaaaagcaatttttggaagaagatgaaaaggcacaaaataatttaagaattatccctcacctttgatatccaatgtcaaaggtcaaaagttcat
This window of the Lytechinus variegatus isolate NC3 chromosome 14, Lvar_3.0, whole genome shotgun sequence genome carries:
- the LOC121427998 gene encoding THAP domain-containing protein 11-like, which gives rise to MVNFCCVTGCSNRSNRERDLSFYCIPTVLHHQGEHSHKLSKQRREKWLSNIKRIGWEPAKHSRVCSVHFISGKPSFLHCVDHPDWAPTQRMGYTTSNASSPLQQGKQTKQRKRKADDISAASALIELRQNLQPVADDKQRHEEHDTNRVNRGCQTDMSSQDVSMIHERYKQIEQDNIALRTEVLDLREKVKSLQHSRKPGRAKLRVVFRHKNKMSTARRTNLCVSDPGAQGVS
- the LOC121428164 gene encoding uncharacterized protein LOC121428164 is translated as MASNLCIALILFITSIVSTTAFGPALYITDGMIGCQSTAGDCSTFGTPNNPALSCQHVKDACPDASSDFYHIESAGLYRKVFCEMDVEGGGWARYGQSNRGTEWNYVDENTVEVTLDIITPSEVKEMMDLKYNQFLVQTDVAFKMQADDSVNPSRLTIRSIPWLEDTPLFIPDYGNDHTRIEFRSDSVDQVTCIPGSSSKCGQGGGLPPANGISGRFFFQTLFFSPRGAGASTINDQWNRNRYTWNGSYYYVYAK